Proteins encoded in a region of the Malaciobacter mytili LMG 24559 genome:
- the metX gene encoding homoserine O-acetyltransferase MetX, which produces MKIETKTARFTNPLYLESGRILEPYEIIYETYGQLNEDKSNVIVICHALSGSHHAAGRYADEAKAGWWDKFIGDGKAIDTTKYFVICTNNIGSCFGSTNPMSPNYPSSEPYRFKFPVLTISDIVKAQRILFDSLGIHHVRAVIGGSMGGMQALCYSIEHPRFADIVIPMATTAYTRPWAIAINKIAMEAIRHDPAFKNGHYKKNDLSANGLPGLAIGRMAGLIAYLSPNLFNKKFGRNYSHTDGLYELFGRFEVERYLEYNSYSFPKFFDPLSYLYICKTMNIFDVARNKDKLEDSFSKIKCKLHLISFSDDMLFFPEEMEEIYEIMCKIGKEEQVTYKMIESESGHDSFLVEVEKFEDYVRDILEDKI; this is translated from the coding sequence TTGAAAATAGAGACTAAAACAGCAAGATTTACCAATCCTTTATATTTGGAGAGTGGTCGAATCTTAGAGCCATATGAAATAATATATGAAACATATGGACAATTAAATGAAGATAAATCAAATGTTATAGTAATCTGTCATGCCTTATCAGGTTCACATCATGCAGCAGGTAGATATGCTGATGAAGCAAAAGCTGGATGGTGGGATAAATTTATTGGAGATGGAAAAGCTATTGATACTACTAAATATTTTGTAATTTGTACAAATAATATAGGTTCTTGTTTTGGTTCAACAAATCCAATGAGCCCAAACTATCCAAGTAGTGAGCCATATAGATTTAAATTTCCAGTTTTAACAATTTCTGATATTGTAAAAGCACAAAGAATACTTTTTGATTCATTGGGTATTCATCATGTAAGGGCAGTAATTGGTGGTTCAATGGGAGGAATGCAAGCTCTTTGTTATTCAATAGAACATCCAAGATTTGCAGATATTGTAATACCAATGGCTACAACAGCATATACTAGACCTTGGGCAATTGCCATAAATAAAATAGCAATGGAAGCAATAAGACATGACCCAGCTTTTAAAAATGGACATTATAAGAAAAATGATTTAAGTGCAAATGGATTACCTGGACTTGCTATTGGAAGAATGGCAGGGCTTATTGCATATTTAAGCCCAAATTTATTTAATAAAAAATTTGGAAGAAACTATTCTCATACTGATGGTTTATATGAACTCTTTGGAAGATTTGAAGTGGAGAGATATTTAGAATATAACTCATATAGTTTTCCTAAATTTTTTGATCCACTTTCATACTTATATATTTGTAAAACAATGAATATATTTGATGTGGCAAGAAATAAAGATAAGTTAGAAGACTCTTTTTCTAAAATAAAATGTAAGTTGCATCTTATTTCTTTTTCTGATGATATGTTATTTTTCCCAGAAGAGATGGAAGAAATATATGAAATTATGTGTAAAATAGGAAAAGAAGAACAAGTTACTTATAAAATGATAGAGAGTGAATCAGGGCATGATTCTTTCTTAGTTGAAGTAGAAAAATTTGAAGATTATGTAAGAGATATATTAGAGGATAAAATATGA
- a CDS encoding exodeoxyribonuclease VII small subunit: MSEEVQEKLAFEEKILKAKELLEKLNNPEITLQNSIEVYKSGIKELEEAQKLLDEAKLIFTTKEKN; this comes from the coding sequence ATGAGTGAAGAAGTACAAGAAAAATTAGCTTTTGAAGAAAAAATTTTAAAAGCAAAAGAATTATTAGAAAAATTAAATAATCCAGAAATAACTCTTCAAAACTCTATTGAAGTTTATAAATCTGGAATTAAAGAACTAGAAGAAGCACAAAAACTTCTTGATGAAGCAAAACTTATCTTTACTACAAAAGAGAAAAACTAA
- a CDS encoding HesA/MoeB/ThiF family protein: MSEIHEFFNRQIKLWGEETQDSLQNKKVAIIGSGGLGCSLGIALGASGIGEFAFVDFDEVGVHNIHRQIGFKVGDDGKYKAEVLKKLVEDRCPYTKVTAYTESFDEFAKRGLKFDLLIDATDNLPSRAAINEYCINNNQPWIYGTVEEFHGQVCFFNKASYEAVFQINDRKPNGIACPIVMHIASLQANLAIRYLTGLPVKKDILYYLSFDEEGVLNTKKFNLPTD, encoded by the coding sequence ATGAGCGAAATTCATGAGTTTTTTAATAGACAAATAAAACTTTGGGGAGAAGAGACACAAGATTCACTTCAAAATAAAAAAGTAGCTATCATAGGTAGTGGAGGATTAGGTTGCTCACTAGGTATTGCTCTTGGAGCTTCTGGTATTGGAGAATTTGCTTTTGTAGATTTTGATGAAGTAGGTGTACATAATATCCATAGACAAATAGGTTTTAAAGTTGGAGATGATGGAAAATATAAAGCTGAGGTTTTAAAAAAACTAGTTGAAGATAGATGTCCATATACTAAAGTAACAGCTTATACTGAAAGTTTTGATGAATTTGCAAAAAGAGGTTTAAAATTTGACTTACTTATAGATGCAACTGATAACTTACCTAGCCGTGCTGCAATAAATGAATATTGTATAAATAATAATCAACCTTGGATTTATGGTACAGTTGAAGAGTTTCATGGACAAGTTTGTTTTTTCAATAAAGCTTCTTATGAAGCAGTATTTCAAATAAATGATAGAAAACCAAATGGTATTGCATGTCCTATTGTAATGCATATTGCTTCTCTTCAAGCAAATTTAGCTATTAGATATTTAACAGGGCTTCCTGTAAAAAAAGATATTTTATACTATTTATCTTTTGATGAAGAGGGTGTTTTAAATACAAAAAAATTTAATTTACCAACAGATTAA
- the carB gene encoding carbamoyl-phosphate synthase large subunit: protein MPKREDIKSILLIGSGPIVIGQACEFDYSGTQATKTLKELGYRVVLINSNPATIMTDPEFADKTYIEPITEEVVAKIIKQENIDAILPTMGGQTALNVATSMYEKGMLEGVKFLGANPEAIKKGEDRQLFKEAMIKIGMDLPKSRYAYNMDDALIAAEEIGFPIIIRASFTLAGGGSGVAYNIDEYKELAKIGLDASPINEILVEESLLGWKEYEMEVIRDSKDNCIIVCSIENLDPMGVHTGDSVTIAPALTLTDKEYQDMRNASFAILREIGVDTGGSNVQFSINPETGRMIVIEMNPRVSRSSALASKATGYPIAKVATLLAVGFTLDEITNDITGTAASFEPVIDYIVTKIPRFTFEKFPKADSTLTTGMKSVGEVMAIGRTFNESIQKALCSMETGLVGFDKIDASLEKIKKEIRRPNCDRLRYIMQGMREGLTNEEIFELSKIDPWFLSKFREICELEKTIDESILTDEIAMRNIKANGFSDKMIATLIGKSEDDVYNARKALDIDFEYNEVDTCAAEFKALTPYLYSTTNVHRLPKVEKTQSDEKKVLIIGGGPNRIGQGIEFDYCCVHASFALNEMGVKTIMYNCNPETVSTDYDTSDILYFEPIDFEHVRSVVEKENPDGVIVHFGGQTPLKLANALTNAGAKIIGTTAEVIDLAEDRKKFATFVEKAELLQPENGTAVKLEEALEIAERIGYPVLVRPSFVLGGRGMRIVYSSDELKQYMDEAVSVSNDAPVLIDKFLDRATELDVDCICDGKEVYIGGIMQHIEEAGVHSGDSACSLPPVSISDELIIQLEQKTKKMALGLGVVGLMNVQYAIHKGEIYLIEVNPRASRTVPFVSKATGMPLAKVATRVMWGETLREALAVYDKNIVYEDNGVLKPILKNHIAVKEAVFPFNKLSGSDMILTPEMKSTGEVMGISSTFGESYAKAQSAAKNDLPTSGKVFISLCDLDKEYASRIAQGLVNEGFSIVATDGTYKAITESGIECEKVLKISEGRPNIADLLTNGDIALAFNTSDGKESSKDDGKNIRRTVLRMNIPYVTTAAGALACVEAMKALKQKDGICVKSIQEFLND, encoded by the coding sequence ATGCCAAAGAGAGAAGATATAAAATCTATTTTACTTATCGGTTCTGGTCCAATTGTTATTGGTCAAGCATGCGAATTTGACTACTCAGGAACACAAGCTACTAAAACATTAAAAGAGTTAGGATATAGAGTTGTTTTAATCAATTCAAACCCTGCTACTATTATGACTGACCCTGAATTTGCTGATAAAACATATATTGAACCAATTACAGAAGAGGTTGTTGCAAAAATCATTAAGCAAGAAAATATTGATGCAATTTTACCTACAATGGGAGGTCAAACGGCATTAAATGTTGCTACTTCTATGTATGAAAAAGGTATGTTAGAAGGTGTTAAGTTCTTAGGTGCAAATCCAGAAGCTATTAAAAAAGGTGAAGATAGACAACTTTTTAAAGAAGCTATGATTAAAATTGGTATGGATTTACCAAAATCAAGATATGCGTATAATATGGACGATGCACTTATAGCTGCTGAAGAGATAGGTTTTCCTATCATTATTAGAGCTTCATTTACATTAGCTGGTGGAGGTTCTGGAGTTGCTTATAATATTGATGAATATAAAGAATTAGCAAAAATTGGTCTTGATGCTTCTCCAATTAATGAAATCTTAGTAGAAGAGTCACTACTTGGATGGAAAGAATATGAAATGGAAGTTATAAGAGATAGTAAAGATAACTGTATCATTGTATGTTCTATTGAAAATTTAGACCCAATGGGAGTACATACAGGAGATTCTGTTACTATTGCTCCTGCTTTAACTCTTACAGATAAAGAATATCAAGATATGAGAAATGCTTCATTTGCCATCTTAAGAGAGATTGGTGTTGATACAGGAGGTTCTAATGTACAGTTTTCAATTAATCCTGAAACAGGAAGAATGATTGTTATTGAAATGAACCCAAGAGTTTCAAGATCTTCTGCTTTAGCTTCTAAAGCTACTGGTTATCCAATTGCAAAAGTTGCAACACTACTTGCAGTAGGATTTACACTTGATGAAATTACAAATGATATTACAGGAACTGCAGCATCATTTGAACCTGTTATTGACTATATAGTTACAAAAATCCCAAGATTTACTTTTGAAAAATTCCCTAAAGCTGACTCTACTCTTACAACAGGAATGAAATCTGTTGGTGAAGTTATGGCTATTGGTAGAACTTTTAATGAATCTATTCAAAAAGCTTTATGTTCAATGGAAACAGGTTTAGTTGGATTTGATAAAATTGATGCATCATTAGAAAAAATTAAAAAAGAAATTAGAAGACCAAACTGCGATAGATTAAGATATATTATGCAAGGTATGAGAGAAGGTCTAACAAATGAAGAAATTTTTGAATTATCAAAAATTGATCCTTGGTTCTTAAGTAAATTTAGAGAAATTTGTGAATTAGAAAAAACAATTGATGAGTCTATTTTAACTGATGAAATTGCAATGAGAAATATTAAAGCAAATGGTTTTAGTGATAAAATGATTGCAACTCTTATTGGAAAATCTGAAGATGATGTTTATAATGCTAGAAAAGCACTAGATATTGATTTTGAATATAATGAAGTTGATACTTGTGCTGCTGAGTTTAAAGCTTTAACTCCATACCTTTATTCAACAACAAATGTTCATAGATTACCAAAAGTTGAAAAAACTCAATCTGATGAGAAAAAAGTTTTAATTATTGGTGGTGGTCCAAATAGAATTGGTCAAGGTATTGAGTTTGATTATTGTTGTGTACATGCTTCATTTGCTTTAAATGAAATGGGTGTTAAAACAATAATGTACAATTGTAACCCAGAAACTGTATCAACAGATTATGATACTTCTGATATTTTATATTTTGAACCAATTGACTTTGAACATGTAAGAAGTGTAGTTGAAAAAGAGAATCCAGATGGTGTAATTGTACACTTTGGTGGGCAAACTCCTTTAAAACTTGCAAATGCTTTAACTAACGCTGGTGCTAAAATTATAGGAACTACAGCTGAAGTTATTGATTTAGCAGAAGATAGAAAAAAATTTGCTACATTTGTAGAAAAAGCAGAATTATTACAACCTGAAAATGGTACAGCTGTAAAACTAGAAGAAGCTTTAGAAATTGCTGAAAGAATTGGTTATCCTGTATTGGTAAGACCTTCTTTTGTACTTGGTGGAAGAGGTATGAGAATTGTTTATTCTTCTGATGAGTTAAAGCAATATATGGATGAGGCAGTTTCTGTTTCAAATGATGCACCTGTATTAATTGATAAATTCCTAGATAGAGCAACTGAACTTGATGTTGATTGTATTTGTGATGGTAAAGAAGTTTATATTGGTGGAATTATGCAACATATTGAAGAAGCAGGTGTTCACTCAGGGGATTCTGCTTGTTCTTTACCTCCTGTTTCTATTTCAGATGAATTAATTATTCAATTAGAGCAAAAAACTAAAAAAATGGCTTTAGGTTTAGGTGTTGTTGGTCTAATGAATGTTCAATATGCTATTCATAAAGGAGAAATTTACTTAATTGAAGTAAATCCAAGAGCTTCTAGAACTGTTCCTTTTGTTTCTAAAGCTACAGGTATGCCTTTAGCTAAAGTTGCTACAAGAGTAATGTGGGGTGAAACTTTAAGAGAAGCACTAGCTGTATATGATAAAAATATTGTATATGAAGATAATGGTGTATTAAAACCAATTCTTAAAAATCATATTGCTGTAAAAGAAGCTGTTTTTCCTTTTAATAAATTAAGTGGTTCAGATATGATTTTAACACCTGAAATGAAATCAACAGGTGAAGTAATGGGTATCTCTTCTACTTTTGGAGAATCTTATGCAAAAGCACAAAGTGCTGCTAAAAATGATCTTCCTACTTCTGGAAAAGTATTTATTTCATTATGTGATTTAGATAAAGAATATGCTTCTAGAATTGCACAAGGACTTGTAAATGAAGGGTTTAGTATAGTTGCAACAGATGGAACATATAAAGCTATTACTGAATCTGGAATTGAGTGTGAAAAAGTTCTTAAAATTTCTGAAGGAAGACCAAATATTGCTGACTTATTAACAAATGGTGATATAGCACTTGCTTTTAATACTAGTGATGGAAAAGAGTCTTCAAAAGATGATGGTAAAAATATTAGAAGGACTGTTTTAAGAATGAATATTCCATATGTAACAACAGCAGCAGGAGCACTTGCTTGTGTTGAAGCTATGAAGGCTTTAAAACAAAAAGATGGTATCTGCGTTAAATCTATTCAGGAATTCTTAAACGATTAA
- a CDS encoding Sua5 YciO YrdC YwlC family protein → MNCELVYLVQTDTTVGFSSTNDEKLSNLKKRPTTQKILQVVDSFTTLKQYTRVPKNHKKLVRKARKTTFIYPNTHSFRIISKEDKFYDFVRKFKNIYSTSANITTKSFDEEFARTNANIIVETKEGFSETVSSSIYLLKKKKLKKIR, encoded by the coding sequence ATGAACTGTGAACTTGTTTATTTAGTACAAACAGATACAACTGTTGGCTTCTCATCAACTAATGATGAGAAGCTTTCAAACTTAAAAAAAAGACCAACAACTCAAAAAATTCTTCAAGTAGTAGATAGTTTCACTACGTTAAAACAATATACAAGAGTTCCTAAAAATCATAAAAAACTTGTAAGAAAAGCTAGAAAAACAACTTTTATTTATCCTAATACACACTCTTTTAGAATTATAAGTAAAGAGGATAAATTTTATGACTTTGTTAGAAAATTTAAAAATATCTATTCTACTTCTGCAAATATCACAACTAAAAGTTTTGATGAAGAGTTTGCAAGAACAAATGCAAATATTATTGTAGAGACAAAAGAAGGCTTTAGTGAAACAGTTTCTTCTTCTATTTATCTTTTAAAGAAAAAGAAATTAAAGAAAATTAGATAA
- a CDS encoding EAL domain-containing protein: protein MSCSKCNEKFILKNSFGVLFFVSEIEELVKKLELFFNNLSIDCENSNGLLIIKTKDVYKFFHKNLEKFKNHFNELERNTIKIFISDNEKSFTIQSILKAKPLQRFINIFDDQDFFDIVNNESLTAHFQPIIDVKNNQIYGYETLSRGVKEDGSLMYPDILFEKSKRNDYNFKLDRLCRETALKTAATKKIHQKVFINFIPTSIYDPEFCLKSTEKWAKQLEFDPSQIVFEVVETELVKDQRHLKNILEYYRLQNFKIALDDVGEGYSSLNMLIELKPDIIKIDRNIINSINTNHLKQSVYRALFNLSKEHNITVLAEGIETKEEFETIKEIGVDLAQGYYFAKPSSEPIRKI from the coding sequence ATGTCTTGTTCTAAATGTAATGAAAAATTTATTTTAAAAAATAGTTTTGGTGTTTTATTTTTCGTAAGTGAAATAGAAGAATTAGTAAAAAAACTTGAACTATTTTTTAATAATTTATCAATAGATTGTGAAAATTCAAATGGCTTACTTATAATAAAAACCAAAGATGTTTATAAATTTTTTCATAAAAACTTAGAAAAGTTTAAAAATCATTTTAATGAACTTGAAAGAAATACAATAAAAATCTTTATTTCAGATAATGAAAAATCTTTTACTATTCAATCTATTTTAAAAGCTAAACCTTTACAAAGGTTTATTAATATTTTTGATGACCAAGATTTTTTTGATATTGTTAATAATGAATCACTTACTGCTCATTTTCAACCAATTATTGATGTAAAAAACAATCAAATCTATGGTTATGAAACTTTATCTAGAGGGGTAAAAGAAGATGGAAGTTTAATGTATCCTGACATTTTATTTGAAAAATCAAAAAGAAATGATTATAACTTTAAATTAGATAGACTTTGTAGAGAGACTGCTTTAAAAACTGCCGCAACAAAAAAAATCCATCAAAAAGTTTTTATAAATTTTATACCAACTTCGATTTATGACCCTGAATTTTGTTTGAAATCAACTGAGAAATGGGCAAAACAATTAGAATTTGACCCTTCTCAAATTGTTTTTGAAGTGGTAGAAACAGAATTAGTAAAAGATCAAAGGCATTTAAAAAATATATTAGAATATTATAGATTACAAAACTTTAAAATAGCCCTTGATGATGTGGGGGAAGGTTATTCTAGTTTAAATATGCTTATAGAACTTAAACCAGATATTATAAAAATAGATAGAAATATTATAAATAGTATTAATACAAATCATTTAAAACAGTCTGTCTATAGAGCACTATTTAATCTTTCAAAAGAACATAATATCACAGTTTTAGCAGAAGGAATAGAAACAAAAGAAGAATTTGAAACTATAAAAGAAATTGGTGTGGATCTTGCACAAGGTTACTATTTTGCAAAACCTTCTTCTGAACCAATAAGAAAGATATAA
- a CDS encoding MarR family winged helix-turn-helix transcriptional regulator: protein MEKKHLDNFFNTTVKMQEYKQFGLTLPITLIYKNLYNETEHYLKETYDLIHSEIDVLAALYFNGKLLSPTDLYAATVFSSGGMTKILKKLEQRGYISRIASKEDKRSMLVKLEIKGEELVTLCLKEMVENRRNIFEVLSKEEIDSLEKILKKLTYTLF, encoded by the coding sequence ATGGAAAAGAAACATTTAGATAATTTTTTTAATACAACCGTAAAAATGCAAGAATATAAACAATTTGGATTAACTTTACCAATTACATTAATTTACAAAAATTTATATAATGAAACAGAACATTATTTAAAAGAGACATATGATTTAATTCATTCTGAAATTGATGTACTTGCAGCTTTATATTTTAATGGCAAGCTTTTATCACCAACTGACTTATATGCAGCTACTGTTTTTTCATCAGGAGGGATGACAAAAATATTGAAAAAACTTGAACAAAGAGGTTATATTTCAAGAATAGCTTCAAAAGAGGATAAAAGAAGTATGCTTGTAAAACTTGAGATAAAAGGTGAAGAGTTAGTAACTTTGTGTTTGAAAGAGATGGTAGAAAATAGAAGAAATATTTTTGAAGTTCTTTCAAAAGAAGAGATAGATTCACTGGAAAAAATTCTAAAAAAGTTAACTTATACTCTTTTTTAA
- a CDS encoding TolC family protein: MNLKKIYLLFFIPIFLMGQDLNELIDLSIKNRLVNSYKNDLESLKKEYSSVRSSYLPKLDVGANYSKAKYETASTASKSSTAYASLDFTLYDGGKRENRFDSYEMSIKSSEKTLESIKNQISLDVTTYYYNYLGLFATQDAKIKEIEQLRAQYDRLSKFLEVGTTTEDELKKIDSRLQSATVQLHEIELQLQTILHNLEYITGKKVSIQEGSLVDLILTNDKNKQRADIESLKFNVETMLKNADIEKSGYLPTISLNNTYSYYDMNFDNKAFENDLDEQNILSINLKWNIFSFGETKNSYESKYKKYLSAKSNYEYEKNKANVDLQLALRAFDIGKLKIKSAQASLDAANSAYEVIKSKFQNGLIDNVAYLEALSEKYDALSVLKTAIYDLEIKKANVIYHSGEKVKDYVK, translated from the coding sequence GTGAATTTGAAAAAAATTTATTTATTATTTTTTATTCCTATTTTTTTAATGGGACAGGATTTAAATGAATTAATTGATTTATCTATAAAAAATAGATTAGTTAACTCATACAAAAATGATTTGGAATCACTAAAAAAAGAGTATTCAAGTGTGAGAAGTAGCTATCTTCCAAAGCTTGATGTAGGTGCTAATTATTCAAAAGCAAAATATGAAACAGCTTCAACTGCAAGTAAAAGTTCAACAGCTTATGCTTCTTTGGATTTTACTTTATATGATGGAGGAAAAAGAGAGAATAGATTTGATAGTTATGAAATGAGTATTAAAAGTAGTGAAAAGACATTGGAATCTATAAAAAATCAAATTTCTTTAGATGTTACTACTTACTATTATAACTATTTAGGACTTTTTGCAACGCAAGATGCAAAAATAAAAGAGATTGAGCAATTAAGGGCGCAATATGATAGATTAAGTAAATTTTTAGAAGTTGGAACAACTACTGAAGATGAATTAAAAAAGATTGATTCAAGGCTTCAAAGTGCAACTGTACAACTGCATGAAATAGAACTTCAATTACAAACAATTTTACATAATTTAGAATATATAACAGGAAAAAAAGTTTCTATTCAAGAGGGGTCATTAGTTGATTTAATATTAACTAATGATAAAAATAAACAAAGAGCAGATATAGAATCTTTAAAATTTAATGTAGAAACAATGCTAAAAAATGCAGATATTGAAAAAAGTGGGTATCTTCCTACAATTAGTCTAAATAATACATATTCTTATTATGATATGAACTTTGATAATAAAGCTTTTGAAAATGATTTAGATGAACAAAATATTTTATCTATTAATTTAAAATGGAATATTTTTTCTTTTGGTGAAACTAAAAATAGTTATGAATCAAAATATAAAAAATATTTAAGTGCAAAATCAAATTATGAATATGAAAAAAATAAAGCAAATGTTGATTTACAATTGGCATTAAGAGCTTTTGATATTGGAAAACTTAAAATAAAATCAGCACAAGCTAGTTTAGATGCTGCAAATAGTGCATATGAAGTAATTAAATCAAAATTCCAAAATGGACTTATTGATAATGTTGCTTATTTAGAAGCTTTAAGTGAAAAATATGATGCTTTAAGTGTTTTAAAAACGGCAATATATGATTTAGAAATAAAAAAAGCTAATGTGATTTATCATAGTGGTGAAAAAGTAAAGGATTATGTTAAATGA
- a CDS encoding efflux RND transporter periplasmic adaptor subunit: MKKILPFIVLVALGFSGCNDESNKAQNISVAKEKPALPVKVFEVKQETPTISKEYPAIIKPFEEVDVMARVSGTLEQKYFNEGEFVKKGKLLYKIEQDTYLTNLNMAKANVKKAQANYNKALKDQKRAVSLLKSKAISVQKYDEYIYIYEDAQATLQSAKASLKQSQIQYDYTTVEAPISGIVGIKKSDIGDYVGSNSENSLLVTITAVNPVHIEFSLRKEDISSFLSQIKNKSVKISLDNNGKILENGIIDYISAKLDENTDTLLLRAKFENNDNSLIIGEFTKIKLDNIVINNIHIIPENALLKTVNGNFVYVVEDSIAKLRPIEIGILLEKGVAIKKGLNIGDKVIVSNIAKVRPNTKVQVLGK, translated from the coding sequence ATGAAAAAAATATTACCATTTATAGTTTTAGTAGCTTTAGGTTTTAGTGGATGCAATGATGAGAGTAATAAAGCTCAAAATATAAGTGTAGCTAAAGAAAAACCAGCATTACCAGTAAAAGTTTTTGAAGTAAAACAAGAGACTCCAACAATCTCAAAAGAGTATCCTGCAATTATTAAACCTTTTGAAGAAGTTGATGTGATGGCAAGGGTTTCTGGAACTTTAGAGCAAAAATATTTTAATGAAGGTGAATTTGTAAAAAAAGGTAAGCTTTTATATAAAATAGAACAAGATACTTATTTAACAAATTTAAATATGGCAAAAGCAAATGTTAAAAAAGCTCAAGCAAATTATAATAAAGCTTTAAAAGATCAAAAAAGAGCAGTTTCATTATTGAAAAGTAAAGCTATTAGTGTTCAAAAATATGATGAGTATATATATATTTATGAAGATGCCCAAGCAACTTTACAAAGTGCAAAGGCTAGTTTAAAACAATCTCAAATTCAGTATGATTATACTACTGTTGAAGCACCAATTAGTGGAATAGTAGGTATTAAAAAAAGTGATATTGGTGATTATGTTGGAAGCAATAGTGAAAACTCATTATTAGTAACAATTACAGCAGTAAATCCTGTGCATATAGAATTTTCTTTAAGAAAAGAAGATATTTCAAGTTTTCTATCGCAAATAAAAAATAAAAGTGTAAAAATATCTTTAGATAATAATGGAAAAATTTTAGAAAATGGAATTATTGATTATATATCTGCTAAATTAGATGAAAATACAGATACTTTACTATTAAGAGCTAAATTTGAAAATAATGATAATAGTTTAATTATTGGTGAGTTTACAAAAATAAAACTTGATAATATAGTAATAAACAATATTCATATAATCCCAGAAAATGCCCTTCTTAAAACAGTAAATGGAAACTTTGTTTATGTGGTCGAAGATTCAATTGCAAAACTAAGACCAATTGAAATTGGGATATTATTAGAAAAAGGGGTTGCAATTAAAAAAGGTTTAAATATTGGTGATAAAGTAATTGTAAGTAATATTGCTAAAGTTAGACCAAATACAAAAGTACAAGTTTTAGGAAAATAA